The genomic DNA CAGCTGCCGTCGGCGTTTAGGGAAAGACTCTGCTGCTCGATGACCGCGGTGCTGCGGCCGGCGGTCGGGATTATTGAGGCACGCCCTCGTTAGGGATTTGGTGGCCCGCACGATGCAACCGATAATCCGGGTCGAGAAACTCTCCAAGCGCTACCGCCTCGGTGGCGGGCAGCCTTACCACACCCTGCGCGAAAGCATCATGCGCGCGGCCGCGGCGCCCGCGCGGCTGGCGCGCGCGCGGCTCAAGCCGTCGCACAATGGCACGGCGTCCCCAGACACCGAGGGCCACATCTGGGCGCTGCGCGACGTGAGCTTCGAGGTGATGCCGGGCGAGGTGTTGGGCCTTATCGGCCGCAATGGCGCGGGCAAATCGACCCTGCTCAGGGTGCTCTCGCGGATCACCGCACCGACCGCCGGCCGCGCCGAGATCTACGGCCGGGTCGGCAGCCTGCTCGAAGTCGGCACCGGCTTCCATGCCGAGCTCACCGGGCGCGAGAACATCTACTTGAGCGGCGCGATCCTGGGGATGCGGCGGGCGGAGATCCAGCGCAAGTTCGACGAGATCGTGGCCTTCGCCGAGGTCGAAAAATTCATCGATACCCCGGTCAAGCATTACTCCAGCGGGATGCACGTGCGGCTCGGCTTCGCCGTCGCCGCCCATCTCGAACCGGAGATTCTTCTGGTTGATGAAGTGCTGGCGGTGGGCGACGCCGCTTTTCAGAAAAAGTGCCTGGGCAAGATGGGCGAGGTGGCGCGCGCCGGGCGCACGGTCATCTTCGTCAGCCACAACATGGCGTCGATCGAGGCGCTGTGCAACTCGTGCCTGCTGATCAACCACGGAGGGCTCGAGGCGCGCGGCGAGCCGGCGCAGATCGTGATGCGCTACATGGCCTCCGAGCTGCGCGGACATGGCGGCGTCCGCTCGCTGGCCGAGCATCCCGGCCGCCGCCCCGGCTCGGAGCGGTTGATGCGCTCGGTGAGCCTCGATGCCGGCGACGGTGTATCCACCGGCATTTTGCGGATGGGTTCGACGCTCGCCGTGCGGGTCGAGTTCGCCGCGCCGCGCCCGATCAGACCCACGCTGCGCCTTGTTGCGCGAACAGCCGAAGGATTTCCACTCTTCGGCGTCAACAGCCGGATCACTTATGAGGGCGCAAACAGCATGCCGCAACGCTCGGGCGCCATCACGTGCACCCTCGAGCGCCTGCCGCTGATGCCGGGAACGTACCTCTTGGACTTGTTCTTCGGTGACTTCGGCGACCCCTCGCGCGATCTCGACGTCATCCGCGAAGCGATTTCGTTCGAGGTGGTTCCCGCCGACCTGCTGGGCACCGGGCATTTGCCGCACGCCGTGGACGGGCCGATCTTCTGGACCGCGAGATGGACCGTCACCGGAAGCTAGGGTGCACATCCCCGCCACTAATTCACCCTGTTGGCGTTGGCGGAGCTATGGGAACTTCTACCCAGAGTGAAGAGGTCGCCAACCGGCGGCCCGAGCCCGGGACAGCGCTCAATCTAGGCTGCGGTCGCAAGCGTCGCGAGGGCGCGCTCAATTTAGACCGGGTGCCGGAACTCAACCCGGATGTCACTCATGACCTTGACAAAATTCCCTGGCCCTTGGCGGACAACCAGTTTGGCGAAGTCTACGCCGAAGACGTTTTGGCGCATTGCACTGACGTGATCGCTACTATGGAGGAGATTCATAGAGTTTGTCAGGATCATGCGATCGTGCGAATCACCACGCCTCACTTTTCGTCCGCAAACTCATTCGTCGATCCCACGCATCTGCAGCACTTCAGCTATTTTAGTTTCGACTATTTCACTGATAATCACGAGTTTGGCTTTTACAGTAAAAAGCGGTTTCGGCGGCACCGCGCTCAAATAGTCTTTCTTCCTACCCTCGCGAACAAGCTGGTTTGGCGCCTGGCGAACCGCTATCCCGCGGCTTACGAGCGGCGTTGGGCATGGCTGTTTCCAGCCTAGTTTCTCAGTTTCGAACTTGAGGTGGTGAAGTAAGCCTCGTGAAACCGCGGTGACCTCCGCCGATCAAAGTTGATTCGATGTTGACTCATCGGCCCAAGCGGAGTGCGATCCAACCGCGCGTCATCCATCTGGTGCCCACATTGTTCGGGCGCGATGGTGCCTATGGCGGCGGCGAGCGCTACGCCTTCGAACTGGCGCGGCACATGGCCGAGGTGGTCCCGACCACGCTGCTTTCATTTGGCGAACGCGATATTGACGAGCGCGCCGGCGCGCTCAGGATCCGCGCGCTCGGCGATCCCTGGTACGTCCGCAGCCAGCGTTTTAATCCGCTCGCCTGGGCGATGCTGCGCGAGCTGCGCAGCGCCGATGTGATCCACTGCCATCAGCAGCACATCCTGGCCAGCAGCGTCGCCGCAGCCTTTGCCCGCTTGAGCGGCCGGCGCGTCTTCGTCAGCGACCTCGGCGGCGGTGGATGGGATATCTCGGCCTGGCTTTCCACCGACCGCTGGTACAATGGCCACTTGCATCTCAGCGAATACAGCCGCACGATCGCCGGCCATCGCGATGCGCCGTGGGCCCAAGTCATTTATGGCGGCGTCGACACCGCCAAGTTCTCGCCCGCGCCCGAAGTCCGGCGCGACAAGACCGTGCTCTTCGTCGGCCGCGTCCTGCCGCACAAGGGAATCAACTATCTAATCGAGGCCTTGCCGCGTGGGCTGCGGCTGGAAATCGTCGGCCCCACTCCCGATGCCAGATACCTCGAAGACCTGCGCAGGCTCGCCGCCGGCAGGTGCGTGAGGTTCATTACTGATTGCGACGATGCGGGGCTGGTCGAGCGCTACCGCCGCGCGATGTGTGTTGTGCTGCCGAGCGTCTATCGCACGCTTTACGGCGACGAGAGCTCCGTGCCCGAGTTGCTCGGACAGACTCTGCTCGAAGGGATGGCGTGCGGAGCGCCTGCGCTATGCACCGCGGTCGCCAGTTTGCCCGAAGTGGTCAAGGACGGCGTGAACGGGTTCATCGTGTCGCCCAACGACCCGGGCGCGCTCGGCGAGCGGCTGTGCTGGCTGCGCGACCATCGCCTTGAAGCTGCCGCGATGGGCGCCGCCGGACGCCGCCGCGTGCTCGAGCATTTCACGTGGCCGGCGGTCGTGGAACGCTGTCTGGCCATTTATGCGAAAGAATGTTCCGGCTTATGACTGGGATCTTGGTGTTGATGCAACGGACTGGCCTCGGGCAGCGGCATGACCATTCGGCGTATCGTCACCATCAAGCATCCGTTGCCGGATGGGTGCTACCAACGTACGTACTGTCGATGATCGTGTAATGAGTCTGATCCGGCTCGGAACAACGTACGCCAGACACACAGGGCCAGTACTATGTTGCTTTGCGGTTGCGCTCGCGATTGCGGCTTTGCCGTACCCCCTATGGTCGCTTGCGCTGGGCCATTGGACACTCGCCTATACTGCGGATCCTGACAATCGACTGTATTTGCAGATCGCCTCGCACGCATACTTCAACCATCCTTGGTATATCAGCGATCCGTCGCGGGCCGGGGTTCCAACCCACTACCCGTGGTCGCAATTTGTTCCGTTCGTTCTGTGTGCGCGACTGTTGAGACTGGGGCCGTTCGGCGTGAACCTTCTATGGCGCCTGTGGGCGGCGGTCGGTGTAGCATTTGGATTTTATGGGATGTTCTGGCGCTCCTTGAGATCCCGCCTGGCGGCCGCCGCTTGTACCGTGTTCGTGCTTGCAGATTCGGGCCTGATTACCGCTCATCCGATGGTGCACCAGTTGTCCCTGCTGGCCCGGATAATTTCGGGACACGCAGGCGCGATCATTCACGACTGGCCCCCTATCCTGAGGCAGTGGCGAGTCGTCGATCCGGCGGTCGGGTTGCCTATCGTCCTCGTGCACATCATCGCTGTTTTAGCTGCGCGTGAACGACCGACACGGGGATGGCTTGTCGGTGCAGGCCTGAGCTTCGGCGTCTTGTTTTACGTTTACTTCTACTATTGGACGGCGGCGGCGGCGGCGCTTGCGGTTGCCTTCGCTTTGGACCGCGACGGGCGCGCTCTTTACGCACGCGCAGCTTGTATCGGCCTTGCCATCGGTGCACCCGAACTCGTGCAGGATTACTGGTTCAAAGCCGTTTTGCCCAAGGAGGCCATGCAGCGTTTCGGGTTTTTCGTTCCGATGCCGCGGCTCGCAGGGCTGATGTTACCCAAGAGCATGCTCGTGCTGCTGCCGTTGTTGCTCGTCTGGCTGTGGAAATCGCGCCGACTCGAACTTGCTTATCTGTGGGCGCTCGCGCTGGTCGGGCTGGTGCTGAATAACCTAGGTGCAATCGTCGGCGTCGATTTGCAGCAAGGACATTGGCAATACGTTTGGGGACCTGCGGCAGAAGTCTTGTTGTTGATTTTCCTGGTGACCTGGGTGCGCGAACGGCCCCGGGTGCCGCCGATGGCAGCCGTGCGAATAATGCTTGTGGCACTGGGGTTATACGCGATGAGCGGTCTGTTTCTTGAGGGATTTGACGTGCTGCGGACAGACGCCTGCCGCACCATGTTGACGACCTATCGGATGTATTCGAGCCAGGCACAGCCTGCGGATATCAAGCTGATGCCCCGCACCGTCCTCGCAGGCGATGAGGGCTACGTGGATTTCGCTGCGATTACGATGAACGTCTTTCCCCTGTACAATTATGCTGTGCTGGTGAGTCCGTCTACGACCGATCGCGAGTGGCAACTCAGACTTGCGCTCAATGCGTACTTGATGGGGTACGATGCGCACAGGTTCCGCGCAAGAGCCACACGGTTGGCGGCCGAATATCAGTGGGGCCCCTGGTCCTACGGTGAAAACGGCGGTCGTCGCGCGCTGCTTTCGCAGCTCATGACCGCCTATACGCAAGTCAGTGAGGCCCCGGCAGCAGCGCTAAACCGGTTCCTCGTGCGCTATGTTGCGCTGCGCAATGGCGAGCTGCCGCCACCCGAAGCGACCGGCCGCTGGTTCGCGCTCCAGCGCGGCGGCACGTGGACCGTATGGGAGCGGCGACCCGAGTCGCAATCGACGGCCAAATAAGTTAGCGGCCGCCGATGAGTTTTGCATGCGTGGTCGCGTCCGGAGCCTAGCCGTGTCGGCTGACTGGCACATCATCGCGCCCGAATATCCGCCGGCGCGCGGCGGCGTCGCCGACTACACCCGGCTGGTCGCTCTCGGACTTGCCGCGCGCGGGACGCGCGTCCACGTATGGGCGCCCGCGCTGCCTGCCGCCGATGCGCCTGAGCCCGGTGTCGAAGTCCATCGCCTGCCCGGCCGCTTCGGCCGGCGCGCACTCGCCGCGATGGGGGGCGGACTTAACGCCGCCGCTGCACCCCGTATACTGGTCCAGTATGTGCCGCACGGGTTCGGCATGCGGGCGATGAATCTGCCGTTTTGCCTGTGGCTGTACCGGCGCCGGCGCGCGGCCGATATCAGCGTGATGTTCCACGAAGTCGCCTATCCGCTGAATCGCAACCAGCCGCTGCGCCACAGCGTGATCGCGCTCACGAATCGCGCGATGGCTGCGGCCCTCACCCGCGCCGCGCGCCGCTGCTTCGTCGCCGGCGCCGGATGGGAGCGGTTGCTGCGCCCGCTTGCGCCGGCCGGATGCGCGATTTCATGGCTGCCGGTGCCGAGCAACATCCCGGTCGCCGAAAATCCCGAAGGCGTGCGCGCCGTGCGCCGCTTGCTGGCGGTCGAGGGCGGGCTGGTGCTCGGCCACTTCGGCACCGGGCGCGAGGCCTGGATCGCCGACACCCTGGCAGCCGTCGCCGCGACGCTGCTGCGCGAGCGCCCGGCTGCGAGCCTGCTGCTGATGGGTCGTGACAGCCGCGAGCTGCGCAAGCGCCTGCTGGTGCGCGCGCCCGATCTGGGCGCGCGCGTGCATGCCACGGGTCCGCTTGCGCCGGACGCCCTGTCGCTCCATCTCAGCGCCTGCGACCTGATGCTCCAGCCCTACGGCGAGGGCGTGAGCACGCGACGGGGTAGCATCATGGCTGCTCTCGCCCATCGGCGCGCAGTGGTTACCACTGACGGGGTGTTGACCGAGCCACTGTGGGCACAAAGTCGCGCGGTCGCGCTGGCCTCGATCGACGCTGCAGCGCTCAAGTCGACGGTCCTTCGTCTGTTGGATGATGCGGGCGAGCGCGAACGGCTCGGCGAGGCGGCGGGCGCGCTCTACGCGGAGCGCTTCGACCTTGCGCATACGCTCGCCGCGCTCGCCGAGGTGAACCAGGCTTGAGAATCCTGCTCGCGCTCCCTCATTATCCGAACCCAGACGAAGGGGCGGCAGGTGTTACCCTGCGGCTAGCCGAAGCTTACCGCCGGCTCGGTCACCAGGCCGAAGTCAGCGTTCTCAACGACTTCGCGATCGGTCGCAGCAACACGTGGGCGACGCTGGCGTTTCCGCTGCGTCTGTCGCGCCGATATCGCGCGAAGATCGCGCGTGGCGAGTACGACGTAGTGGACACGGCCGGCTTCGCGGGCTGTGCGCTCGGAGTACACTGGCCCGCTGATGGGCGAGCGCTGCTGGTGATGCGCAGCCATGGCCTCGAGCACTGCTATTACCGCGCCCACCGCGAGGAGGCGCGCGCGGCAGGCCGGCCCCTGGGCTGGAAATACCGCGCCTTCATGCGCGCGGCAATCCTGCCGATGACGGCGTTGGCGATGCGCCGCGCGGGACTGGCCTTGCTGCTCAACCGCGAAGAGATGGAATTTGCCGCACGCCGGCTGGGAGTCGCGCGTGAGCGGATGTGCCTGGTCCCCAATGGGATCGACGCCGCGATGTTGGGCTTGCCTTTTGCGCCCACTCCGATGGGGCCGCAGGAGACGCTGCGCATTGCCTGGATTGGCGCGTGGCAGCCGCGCAAGGGGCCGCGCTATGCGGTGCTGGCGCTGAGCAAGCTGATGGCGCGATTCGCCTCTCTGGAGGCGACGCTTTTGGGCACCGGCTGCGATGCGGAAGCCGTGCTCGGCGAATTTCCCGCCGCGCTGAGGTCGCGCCTGAAGGTCGTCCCGCGTTACGAGAACCGGGATTTGCCCGCGCTGCTCGCCGGCCATCAGATCGAGCTGATGACTTCGGTCATCGAAGCCTTCGGCGTCGCGCAGGTCGAGGCGATGGCCTGTGGGCTGGCGCCTGTTGCGCCCGCAATCGGGGGCCCATTGGAAGTTGTCGCCGATGGAAGGGACGGGCTGCTGGTTGCGCCGCGCGACGCGCGTGCGGCGGCCGATGCGGTGGCGCGCCTGATCGAAGACCGCGCGCTGCTCGACGCGCTGCGCCGGCACGCCCAGGCCAAAGCGCAGCGCTTCGGCTGGGAGGCGGTCGCGCGGCTCAATCTGGATCTGTACGAGGAATTTCTCGCGCATCGTGGAACGCGAAGACCTCGCGTCGACGCCGCGGCAGTTGACAACCCCATCCGTTCCGCATCGAACCTGGCCCGATGACCCCCCGCCGGCGGCGCCTGCTCACTATCGCGCACTCCTACTGCGTCGCGCTCAACCGCCGCCTCGCGCATGAGATGGCGCGCGCGGGCGGCGATCGATGGGAGGTCACTGCCCTGGCGCCGCGCTTTTTTCATGGCGACCTGCGTCCGATACGGGTCGAGCCGCAGTCCGGGGAGCTTTGCCGGCTCGTCGCGGTGCCTGCCCACCTGAGCCGCCTGCCGCAGCTCTTCTTTTACGGGCGCGGATTGCGCGCGCTTCTGCGCGAGCGCTGGGACTTCGTACATTGTTGGGAGGAGCCGTTCGCCATCGGGGGCGGCCAAGTCGCCTGGTCGTGCACGCCGGCCACACCGCTCGTCTTTTACACCTTTCAGAATATTGCCAAGCGCTATCCGTTCCCGTTTTCGGCGATCGAACGGATGTGCATCGAACGCTGCATAGGTTGGATCGCGAGCGGCGAGGCGGTCGCGCAGGCGCAGTCGGGGCGCGGCTGGAACCGCAAGCCCTATCGCGTGATGCCACTCGGGGTGGATGTCGAATTGTTTCGCCCCGACCCCGCCGCCGGCCGCGCCACGCGCGAGCGGCTGGGGTGGGGCGGCGAAGGTCCGCCGGTGGTGGGCTTTCTCGGCCGCTTCGTTGAAGCCAAGGGGGTCGATCTGCTGATGCGCACGCTGGAGGACTTGGGCACGCCGTGGCGCGCACTGTTCGTCGGCGGCGGGCCGATGGAACCGGCGCTGCGCGCCTGGGCCCAACGCCACGGCGATCGCGTACGCGTCGTGGGCGGTGTCGCACACGACGCGGTGCCGGCATATCTTAATGCCATGGAGCTGCTTTGCGCTCCCAGCCGGACCACACCGACCTGGCGCGAACAGTTCGGACGCATGCTGATCGAGGCCTTCGCCTGCGGCGTGCCGGTAATCGGCAGCGACAGCGGTGAGATTCCCTACGTCGTCGCCGACGCCGGCCTGGTCGTGGGCGAGCGCGACGAGGCCGGATGGCGGCGGGCGCTGGAAGAGCTGCTCCAGAGCCCGGCGCGGCGCGCCGAGCTTGGCGCGCGCGGCCGCGAGCGCGCGCATGCAGTATACGCGTGGCCGATCATCGCCAGCCGCCATCTCGAGTTCTTCGCCGAGCTCCTCGCTGCGTAGAGCCTTGGAACGCCTGCGCGTCGCCGTGATTTGCGATTTCGCCGAAGAGGGATGGCCCAGCATGGACCTCGTTGGCGAGATGCTGTGCGCCGAGCTCGAGCGGCGCCACGCGGGCGCCCTCGCCGTCACCCGTGTTCGGCCGGAGTTTATCCGCCGCTTGAGCCGCCGCGCCAACGGCGCACCTGCCCCCCGCGCGCGCTTCAACGTCGACCGCGCGCTCAATCGCTTTTTCGACTATCCGCGCCTGCTGCGCCGTGTGCGCGAGTGCTACGACGTTTTTCACGTCGTCGACCACAGCTACGCCCATCTCGTGCATGAACTTGCGGCTGCCCGCACGGTCGTCACTTGCCATGACCTCGACGCGTTCCGCTGCCTGCTCGCCGATGGGGAACGCCGTACGTTCCCATTGCGTGCGATGGCGCGCCGGATCCTGGGCGGGATGCGCCGGGCGGCCTGCGTCAGCTGTGACAGCGTCGCTACCCGCGATGCGCTCGCCGCCAACGCGTTGGTCTCGCGCGAGCGGCTGGTCGTCATCCCCAACGGCGTCCATCCCGCCTGTTCCCCTGTTCCCGACGAAGCGGCCGATGCCGCGCTCGCACGTATGCTTGGGCGCGCCGAAGGCCCCGAGCTCCTCCACGTCGGCAGCACGATCTCGCGCAAGCGAATCGATCTCCTGTTACGCGCCTTTGCCGCGGCGCGGCGCGAGTATCCGGCGTTGCGGCTGATAAAAGCGGGTGGCGCGCTGACCGTGGATCAGCGGCGACTGGCGCGCGAGCTCGGCGTCACCGACGCGATCGTGACGATGCCGTTTCTCGCGCCCGCGGAGCTCGCCGCGCTCTACCGGCGCGTCGCGCTGGTGATGCTGCCCTCGGAGGCCGAGGGGTTCGGCTTGCCGTTGGCCGAGGCGCTCGCCTGCGGGACGCCGGTGCTGGCGAGCGATATCGCGCCGCTGCGCGAGGTCGGAGGCGATGTCGTCGACTATTGTCCGGTGGGTGACGTCGCGGCGTGGACCGCCGCACTGCTCGCGAAGCTGCGCGAGCGCGTCGAGCAGCCCGCGCGATGGGCCGAGCGGCGCGAAGCCGGGATCCGCCGGGCGGCGTGCTTTTCATGGGCCGAGTACGCCGATCGATGCGCCGCGCTATACAGCGAGCTTGTCGGCCGTGAGGCGCCGCGAGCGTGATGGGTTCGCGGCTCAAGGTCCTGCACGTCGGCAAGTACTACCCGCCCCATCCGGGCGGCATCGAGTCCCACCTGCGGATCCTGTGCGAGGAGCTGTGCAAGACGATCGACGTCGAAGTCCTGGTGGCGGGCCCGCGATGGCGCTCGGATTGGTCGGCGCCCGACGGTGTGCCAGTCACCCGGCTGGCGACGCCGCTGACCCTGCACGGCACCCCGATCGTGCCCGGGATGGTGCGCGCGATACGCCGGGCGCGGCCCGACATCGTCCACCTGCATTTTCCCAACCCGATGGCGGCGCTTGCCGCCCTGCTGAGTCGGCCTGAGGCGCCGCTGGTGGTGAGCTGGCACAGCGACGTGGTGCGCCAGCGCCGCGCCGCGGCGGCATTTGCTCCACTGCTTGCGCTGCTGCTGCGCAGATGCGCCGCGATCGTGGTGAGCTCCCCAGCATATATCGACGGTTCAGCCCTGCTTAGCGCCCGTCGCGAGCTTTGCCGGGCGATTCCCTACGGCATCCGCGCCGACGCCTTCGCGCATCCCGATCGCGCGCGCGTCGGCGAGTTGCGCCGGCGCTTCGGCGAGCGCGTCGTACTCGGGGTCGGCCGCCTCATCTACTACAAGGGCTTCGAGTACCTGGTGCGCGCGATGGCCGAGGTGCCCGGGACGCTGCTGCTGGCGGGCGACGGTCCGCTGCGCGCGGCGCTTCAGGCTCAGGCGCGCCGGCTAGGGATCGGCGAGCGAGTCGTGCTGATGGGCGCGGTCAGCGACGCCGACCTATGCGCCTGTTATCACGCCTGCGACGTGTTCGCGCTGCCTTCGGTCGCGCGCAGCGAGGCTTTCGGGATCGTGCAGCTTGAGGCGATGGCTTGCGGACGTCCGGTGGTCAACACGCTGCTGGATTCGGCCGTGCCCCACGTCTCACTCGACGGCCTCACTGGACTGACCGTACCTCCGGCCGATACAGGCGCACTGGCAGCGGCGCTGCGCACGCTGCTCGGCGATCCCGCGCGGCGGGCAGCTATGGGCGAGGCAGCGCGCCGGCGCGTGCGCGAGGAGTTCAGCGCCGAGGTGATGGCGTGCCGCACGCTCGAGCTGTACCGCGAGGTTGCCGCCGGGGCTAAGCGCGGCCGAGCGCTTCGCGCAGGAAGTTCTCGAGCGTTTGGTTGAACTCTTCGGGCCGCTCGAAGTACACCGAGTGCCCGGCGCCGGGAATCCGGATGAAGCGCGCGTGGGGCAGGCGGCGGCGCATCAGCTCCATCAACGCGGGCGGCGTCAGCACGTCTTCCTCGCCCACGACAAGCATCGTCGGAATCCGCCGCTCGACGAGCACGTCGGGATTGTGGCGCATTTCGAAGAGCTTGCCCATCAGATCGGATGGTACCTCTAGGTTGAGCGCCGAGATCTCGCGGTAGAGAAACGCGCGTGCGGGGTCGCGCCGCTCGAGATCGGCGCCGATCGCGCGCGTCAGGACATCGCCGAGTCCGCCCGGCGCGCTCTCGCGCAGCCGGCGAAATTCCGCGATCACGGCCGGATCGTCCATTCCCGCGGCGGTGTCGCACAGCACCAGCGCGCGCGTACGCTCCGGATAGGCCGCGGCGAAGCCGAGCACGGTCCACCCGCCCATCGACTGTCCCGCCAGCGCCGCGCGCTCGATGCCGAGATGGTCGAGCAGGGCGCGCAGGTCGTCAACGAAGGCCTGCGCGCCCGGGCCGCCGGGCCGCTCGCGTGAAAGGCCGAAGCCGCGATGGTCGAACGTAACGCATCGATAGGAGTGCGCGAGCACGGGGATCTGCTGCCACCAGCTCAGGTGGCTGCCGCCCGCGCCGTGGGCGAACACCAGCGCCGGCCCCTCGCCGTGTACTTCGTAGTAGAGCTCGATGCCGTTGATTTCCGCGAGCGCCATCGCGCGCCCTCCGCTTTGGCCCCCGCGCCGCACCCGCACCCGTGCGCGTGTGCGGGGTCCCTCCCCGGCAACGGGAGCCATCGAGTCCATAGCGCGGCGAGCGCGGCGCTGGCAAGCGCCCGCGCCTGCAAAGTGACCGCGCTCCCGTGTAAGCTGCATTGATACGAAAGGCGGCTCTGCGCATGGCGCTTCGGATCGAGGACTACGCGCTAATCGGCAATATGCATACGGCCGCGCTGGTCGGCATCGACGGTTCGCTCGACTGGCTGTGCGTGCCGCGCTTCGATTCGCCCGCATGCTTCGCCGCGCTGTTGGGCGAACCGCACAACGGACGCTGGCTGATCGCGCCGCGCGACCAGCCGCACAGTGTGCGCCGGCGCTACCGCGGCCATACGCTGGTGCTCGAAACGGAGTTCCGATGTGCGGGTGGCGCCGTCGCGGTGATCGACTTCATGCCGGTGGCCGAACGCACTGGCAAGGTGGACGTCGTGCGCATGCTGGAGGGGCGCCAGGGGCGAGTCGCGATGCGCACCGAGCTGGTGTTGCGCTTCGATTACGGCCGCGTGATCCCCTGGGTGACGCGCCGGCCCTATGGCCTGCGCGCGATCGCCGGCCCCGACGCAATCCAGCTGCGCTCGCCGATCGCGCTGCGCGGCGAGGACTTCAGAACCGTCGGCGAGTTCGAGGTCGCCGCCGGCGAGCGCGTCGCCTTCGTGATGACGCGCTACGCCTCGCATCTGGGCGAGCCGCACGGGCGCGATCCGGTCGCGATGCTGCGCGAGACCGAGGAGTGGTGGCAGCAATGGTCGGCGCGCTGCACGCTCGGCGGACCATGGCGCGAGGCCGTCATCCGCTCGCTCATCACGCTCAAGGCGCTGACCTACCGCCCCACCGGCGCGATCGTCGCCGCGCCCACGA from Candidatus Binataceae bacterium includes the following:
- a CDS encoding alpha/beta fold hydrolase is translated as MALAEINGIELYYEVHGEGPALVFAHGAGGSHLSWWQQIPVLAHSYRCVTFDHRGFGLSRERPGGPGAQAFVDDLRALLDHLGIERAALAGQSMGGWTVLGFAAAYPERTRALVLCDTAAGMDDPAVIAEFRRLRESAPGGLGDVLTRAIGADLERRDPARAFLYREISALNLEVPSDLMGKLFEMRHNPDVLVERRIPTMLVVGEEDVLTPPALMELMRRRLPHARFIRIPGAGHSVYFERPEEFNQTLENFLREALGRA